A stretch of the Sphingobacterium thalpophilum genome encodes the following:
- a CDS encoding TonB-dependent receptor — MKTLFTSLLIFLTVIWCHAQQGTGVISGKVIENMTKASLPGASVRLNVGNRYTVSDQTGDFEFLKVPEGTYIVEVVYMGYKPQRKEVTVTKGGNSTVNLILEDAAIQMDQVEVLSDRARGQARALNQQKNKSNITNIISSDQVGRFPDANIGEALRRVPGITMQNDQGEARNIIIRGLAPELNSVTLNGDRIPSAEGDNRRVQMDLIPSDMISSIEVNKTLTSDMDADAIGGSVNLITRASPNGERISATLSSGYNPIRDKALYTGAFVYGNRFAKKAIGMVLSGSYNNNVYGSDNVEAVWAKDDFGNTFVEEMDIRKYDVQRIRRSVAAAFDFKLSPNHSLYANAMYNWRDDRENRYRMRIDDIEPQYNGDNGITGYKGRIGIQTKGGIDNDRNKMARLEDQRVQNYSLRGEHLLSADLDMDWTLSYSKAREYRPNERYILFRQKNNTLNFTGTDEFPLFNPVNFDANGVGLNTISENTDLTEEDELGAKINFRLPLSLVKGQKGRLRFGGRLRLKNKDRNNNFIEYSPVNEDLIPNLGSIPHVFFDGKNFQPGEQYVPGLFASRAYLASLNLTDQNVFTGEENPSEFLALNYTAKEKIYAGYLRWDQDITDKLSLIAGLRLEHTKIDYTGNIIENEEDLAGTRSSENSYTDLLPSLAVKYQANDDLVLRGAFTTALARPNYYALTPFVGIVAGDEAIAAGNPDLDATNAYNLDLMAEQYFKSVGILSGGLFYKHLKNFIYTYADRAYTQSKFASDFPDLTNPIPDGEQWAFTQNRNGESVNVYGFEVAVQRQLDFLPGKFLRGFGIYANYTFTKSRARGITNSDGEPRQHVSLPGTAPHMLNASLSWENKRFAARLSANYTAAYIDELGGDAFGDVFYDKQFFLDANASYKVSKVARFFAEATNLTNQPLRYYQGVAAQSRQMEYYRPRYNFGVKFDF, encoded by the coding sequence ATGAAAACACTTTTTACCTCATTACTGATCTTTTTAACGGTCATATGGTGCCATGCGCAGCAGGGTACGGGCGTTATTTCCGGTAAAGTGATTGAGAACATGACAAAGGCTTCTCTTCCGGGAGCTTCAGTGCGGCTCAATGTGGGCAACCGCTATACGGTCTCCGACCAGACAGGGGATTTTGAGTTTCTGAAAGTGCCTGAAGGGACCTATATCGTTGAAGTCGTATATATGGGCTATAAGCCGCAGCGTAAGGAAGTCACCGTGACCAAGGGGGGCAATTCAACCGTCAACTTGATCCTGGAAGATGCCGCTATACAGATGGACCAGGTGGAGGTGCTCAGTGACCGCGCACGGGGGCAGGCGCGGGCACTCAATCAGCAGAAAAATAAATCCAATATCACCAATATCATCTCGTCCGATCAGGTAGGCCGTTTTCCCGATGCCAATATTGGTGAGGCACTGCGACGTGTCCCCGGCATCACGATGCAGAATGATCAGGGTGAAGCGCGCAACATCATCATCAGGGGACTGGCTCCCGAACTGAATTCAGTGACATTAAATGGTGACCGCATACCTTCTGCCGAAGGGGACAACAGGCGGGTACAGATGGACCTGATTCCGTCGGACATGATCTCGAGTATCGAAGTCAATAAAACGCTGACCTCAGATATGGATGCCGATGCCATAGGCGGCTCGGTCAACCTGATCACCCGTGCCTCACCCAATGGGGAGCGCATCTCGGCTACCTTGTCTTCTGGTTATAATCCGATCCGCGACAAAGCGCTGTACACCGGCGCATTTGTGTATGGCAACCGCTTTGCCAAAAAGGCCATTGGTATGGTGCTGAGCGGCTCCTACAATAATAACGTGTACGGATCGGACAATGTCGAAGCGGTATGGGCGAAGGATGATTTCGGCAATACATTCGTCGAGGAGATGGACATCCGGAAATACGATGTACAGCGTATCCGCCGCAGTGTGGCAGCTGCCTTTGATTTTAAATTGAGCCCAAACCACAGCCTCTATGCCAATGCCATGTACAACTGGCGGGACGACCGCGAGAACAGGTACCGCATGCGTATCGATGATATCGAGCCACAATATAATGGTGACAATGGGATCACAGGATATAAGGGCCGCATCGGTATCCAGACCAAAGGGGGAATAGACAACGATCGTAATAAAATGGCACGCCTCGAGGATCAGCGGGTACAGAACTACTCGTTGCGCGGTGAGCACTTGCTTTCGGCAGACCTGGATATGGACTGGACGCTGAGCTATTCCAAAGCAAGAGAATACCGCCCCAACGAACGTTACATCTTGTTCCGCCAGAAGAATAATACCCTTAACTTTACAGGGACAGATGAATTTCCGCTGTTTAACCCCGTAAATTTTGATGCCAACGGCGTTGGCCTGAACACGATATCGGAAAATACCGACCTCACTGAAGAGGATGAACTGGGCGCAAAAATAAATTTTAGACTGCCTCTTTCATTAGTGAAGGGGCAGAAAGGCCGCTTACGCTTTGGTGGGCGCCTGAGACTCAAAAATAAGGATAGAAACAATAATTTCATCGAGTATAGCCCAGTCAATGAGGATTTGATTCCGAACTTAGGATCTATCCCGCATGTTTTTTTTGATGGTAAGAATTTCCAGCCGGGTGAGCAATATGTACCGGGACTGTTTGCGAGCAGAGCTTATCTGGCGAGCCTGAATCTGACTGACCAGAATGTCTTTACAGGGGAAGAGAATCCGTCCGAGTTTTTGGCTCTCAATTACACTGCCAAGGAAAAGATCTATGCGGGGTATCTGCGCTGGGATCAGGATATTACAGACAAATTATCGTTGATTGCGGGCTTACGTCTTGAACATACCAAAATTGACTACACGGGTAATATCATCGAAAACGAAGAAGATCTGGCCGGTACGCGTAGTTCAGAGAATAGCTACACTGACCTGTTGCCAAGCCTGGCCGTAAAATATCAGGCGAATGATGATCTGGTACTCCGGGGTGCTTTCACAACAGCGCTGGCGAGACCAAACTATTATGCACTGACGCCTTTTGTGGGCATTGTAGCCGGTGATGAGGCCATTGCAGCGGGCAATCCGGACCTGGACGCCACCAATGCCTATAACCTTGACCTGATGGCCGAGCAGTACTTCAAATCGGTGGGTATTCTTTCAGGCGGACTGTTCTATAAACATCTGAAAAACTTTATTTATACCTATGCTGACCGCGCGTATACACAGTCCAAGTTTGCCAGTGATTTTCCTGATCTGACCAATCCGATTCCGGATGGGGAGCAGTGGGCATTCACGCAAAACCGCAATGGCGAAAGTGTCAATGTATATGGTTTTGAGGTGGCGGTACAACGACAGCTGGACTTCTTGCCAGGCAAATTCCTGCGCGGTTTTGGTATCTATGCCAACTATACCTTCACGAAGTCCAGAGCCAGAGGCATTACCAACAGTGACGGTGAGCCAAGGCAGCATGTTAGCTTGCCGGGGACAGCTCCGCATATGCTGAATGCCTCACTCTCTTGGGAAAATAAACGCTTTGCAGCACGTCTGTCGGCGAATTATACGGCCGCTTACATCGACGAACTGGGTGGTGATGCTTTTGGGGACGTCTTCTATGACAAGCAGTTCTTCTTGGACGCCAATGCTTCTTATAAAGTTTCTAAAGTCGCCCGTTTCTTTGCCGAAGCAACCAATCTGACGAACCAGCCGCTGCGGTACTATCAGGGAGTGGCGGCCCAGAGCAGACAGATGGAGTATTACCGTCCACGGTACAACTTCGGGGTGAAGTTTGACTTTTAA
- a CDS encoding TlpA family protein disulfide reductase, whose amino-acid sequence MMKGQIIIFFIFLGFSFASAQTASQQTSTSDPNLWIQQQLQKAKTGTVLKNYEGSFFRRDSVRIVGYIDGYKTTMGFSSGIIYSDNLLTREEYPSTIQIYPDGRFEVSYPAVFPQMSYLMLNDNVYNYYIEPGHTLVMLFRVAPDNKLQLLQYKGPLAAENQQLLDFKWQDNRRAFYDNIEKMLKERPLQQTKELLLAKWDSVQGEVSDRLAQSSYTAKVKQLIRADVAINYAAQLMDAEMYRANFSRQDTLNPYLRQAPADYFDFIKRLDLNDRTLLVTPQFSSFINRFEYSPLFQPEGYYQLLNAGRGADQYAILDSLNQVANPALAGTLLTEVAKLRTLKANISAAKDTARINVISARLLKRLTNKDLKDEALALTARIKRSADGYVLPQTAAAAVFKKLTDKYRGKVVIVDFWAQWCGPCRAGIESMREKRIKLKDNPNLVFVFVTDSSGTPDMNFYNDYVVKNLMHESYIVSADEYLGLRELFKFNGIPRYILMDPDGRIRNDHFSLHNWRYELPRNYPKLFTHQMMQGI is encoded by the coding sequence ATGATGAAGGGCCAGATCATTATCTTTTTTATTTTCCTGGGTTTTTCTTTTGCTTCGGCACAGACCGCTTCTCAGCAGACATCTACATCCGATCCCAACCTCTGGATACAGCAGCAGCTCCAAAAAGCGAAAACAGGGACCGTGCTAAAGAATTACGAAGGAAGTTTTTTCAGAAGGGATTCTGTCCGTATTGTTGGCTATATAGACGGCTATAAAACGACGATGGGGTTTAGTAGTGGCATCATTTACAGCGACAATTTACTGACCAGGGAGGAATATCCATCCACGATCCAGATCTATCCCGACGGTCGTTTTGAAGTCAGCTATCCGGCCGTGTTTCCCCAGATGTCTTATCTGATGCTCAACGATAATGTATATAACTATTACATCGAACCTGGCCATACGCTGGTCATGCTGTTCAGGGTGGCTCCGGACAATAAACTTCAACTGTTGCAGTATAAGGGCCCCCTGGCTGCGGAAAACCAGCAGCTGCTTGATTTTAAATGGCAAGACAATCGGAGGGCATTTTATGACAACATCGAAAAAATGTTGAAGGAAAGACCGCTGCAGCAGACCAAGGAGCTGCTGCTCGCCAAATGGGATAGCGTGCAGGGGGAGGTAAGTGATCGTCTGGCACAGTCCAGCTACACGGCCAAAGTAAAGCAGCTGATTCGCGCGGACGTGGCCATAAATTATGCGGCGCAGCTCATGGACGCCGAAATGTACCGTGCCAATTTTTCAAGACAGGATACGTTAAATCCTTACCTTAGGCAAGCTCCGGCCGATTATTTTGATTTTATCAAGCGGCTAGATCTTAATGACCGCACACTGTTGGTCACACCTCAATTTTCTTCTTTTATCAACCGGTTTGAGTATTCTCCTTTATTTCAGCCTGAAGGATATTATCAACTACTGAATGCAGGGCGAGGTGCTGATCAGTATGCGATCCTGGATTCACTTAATCAAGTGGCCAATCCGGCCTTGGCGGGTACTCTGCTGACCGAGGTGGCCAAGCTCAGAACATTGAAGGCTAATATCTCCGCTGCTAAGGACACGGCCCGGATCAATGTCATTTCAGCGAGGCTGTTGAAGCGATTGACGAATAAGGACCTGAAGGATGAGGCTCTGGCATTGACGGCACGGATAAAGAGATCGGCGGATGGATATGTCCTGCCTCAGACGGCTGCCGCTGCCGTATTCAAAAAGCTGACGGACAAATATCGCGGCAAAGTGGTCATCGTGGACTTTTGGGCGCAGTGGTGCGGCCCCTGCCGTGCAGGAATTGAATCCATGCGCGAAAAGCGGATAAAACTCAAGGACAATCCCAATCTTGTATTTGTGTTTGTAACCGACAGCAGCGGCACGCCGGATATGAACTTCTACAACGACTATGTGGTCAAAAATCTGATGCACGAAAGTTATATTGTCTCGGCAGATGAATATTTGGGCCTCCGTGAGCTGTTTAAATTTAATGGGATACCGCGGTACATTCTGATGGACCCGGATGGTAGAATCAGAAATGATCATTTCTCGCTCCACAACTGGCGCTATGAGCTGCCGAGAAATTATCCGAAGTTATTTACCCACCAGATGATGCAGGGGATTTAA
- a CDS encoding RNA polymerase sigma factor, whose amino-acid sequence METDLSLNARKFEEYFDRWSPKVYQYALHKTRSSYLAEETVQRVFIKLWHNMCHKNVEASIESQLFCITRTTVIDLVKAEYHRNKLLQCQPAPILQYSPQEDYQAKQLASGLQQIVETLPYRRRQIFMLSRFSQLSHKEIAQKLSISTKTVENQLALALKTIRKALFIGILMLTNL is encoded by the coding sequence ATGGAAACTGACCTTTCGCTCAATGCCCGAAAATTCGAGGAATACTTCGACCGATGGAGCCCCAAAGTATACCAGTATGCGCTCCATAAAACCAGATCGTCCTACCTGGCCGAAGAAACGGTGCAGCGCGTTTTCATCAAGCTCTGGCACAACATGTGCCACAAAAATGTTGAGGCCAGCATAGAATCCCAGCTTTTCTGTATCACGCGGACCACCGTCATCGACTTGGTCAAAGCCGAATACCATAGAAACAAACTCCTGCAGTGCCAGCCCGCTCCGATCCTACAGTATAGTCCCCAGGAGGACTATCAGGCCAAACAGCTTGCCAGTGGGCTGCAGCAGATTGTCGAGACATTGCCCTACAGGCGCCGGCAGATCTTTATGCTGAGCCGATTTTCCCAGCTATCGCACAAAGAGATTGCACAAAAATTGTCCATTTCCACCAAAACAGTAGAAAACCAACTGGCGCTCGCTTTAAAAACCATCCGAAAGGCGCTGTTTATCGGCATCTTGATGCTGACAAATTTGTAA
- a CDS encoding FecR family protein → MKITKTLIDKYLSGGASAEEVTAIENALANQELDLADYMPESEWQQQDRPPDFDNKSTLKVSLFKQLGLGGGSHHTAKWLRYAAAILTAGIGLWLVYTQLPSPEPITAQRAASPPSVPSPVQPGNLYYINSGNTVLSLTAPDGSGIELYPNSEVKFSADFSTTQSRDIQLKGKARFIVAKDKSKPFRVHTTGLTTTALGTIFTVDALGTSITKIKLHEGRIEVQGTRQHPDGNALKLQFMPEEEISISRDQQIVAETRITATRSSQRGSYRNTAGQLFFKNLPLEDVLRIISHNCPVKLNYDAQDIQDKYYSGTYTDTAEVYRRILADIQQLHRISITIQNE, encoded by the coding sequence ATGAAGATTACAAAAACACTGATTGACAAGTATCTGAGCGGCGGAGCAAGCGCAGAAGAAGTCACTGCTATAGAAAATGCACTGGCTAATCAGGAACTTGACCTGGCCGACTACATGCCGGAGTCAGAGTGGCAACAGCAGGACAGGCCGCCGGACTTTGACAACAAGTCCACTCTAAAAGTCAGTCTGTTTAAACAATTGGGCCTCGGTGGCGGCAGTCACCATACCGCTAAATGGTTGCGCTATGCAGCGGCTATATTGACGGCTGGCATTGGCCTGTGGCTGGTGTATACCCAGCTTCCGTCACCAGAGCCCATCACTGCCCAGCGGGCTGCCTCACCACCGAGTGTTCCGTCTCCTGTACAGCCGGGCAACCTGTATTACATCAATTCGGGCAACACGGTGCTTTCGTTGACGGCGCCCGACGGCTCCGGAATTGAGCTCTATCCCAATTCCGAAGTCAAATTCAGCGCTGATTTCAGTACCACGCAATCCCGTGACATCCAGTTAAAAGGGAAAGCCAGATTTATTGTAGCCAAAGATAAGAGTAAGCCCTTCCGGGTGCATACGACTGGACTAACCACGACTGCACTAGGCACTATTTTTACTGTAGATGCGCTCGGTACGTCCATCACGAAAATAAAGTTGCACGAAGGGCGCATTGAAGTGCAGGGCACCCGTCAACATCCGGACGGCAATGCGCTGAAGCTACAGTTTATGCCCGAGGAGGAGATCAGCATCAGCCGCGACCAGCAGATTGTTGCCGAGACACGCATCACTGCCACACGGAGCAGCCAAAGAGGGTCGTACCGCAACACCGCCGGACAGCTATTTTTCAAGAACCTGCCGCTGGAGGATGTGCTCCGTATCATCAGTCACAACTGCCCCGTCAAGCTAAATTACGATGCACAAGATATTCAGGACAAATACTACAGCGGCACCTACACCGACACGGCAGAGGTTTACCGGCGTATACTCGCGGATATCCAGCAGCTTCACCGGATCAGCATAACGATACAGAACGAATAA